The Pseudomonadota bacterium genomic interval ATGCCTTGTTTGTACTGAGTGCATTGACCAATCTGTACCTGGCGCGGCGACGATTGCGATGCCCGACATAGGATTGGTGCGCCTGATAAACCGCAACGGCGCACAAAACGGCTAGAAAACGGCCCATGTTGAGCCGAATACTGCCTGCAAACGCTCCTTATGATGAAAAACACAAACATATTGAATCGGCCGTGCTGGTTTGCATAACTTATTCAGACGTTCCTTAAGATTGATTGGCAGAAGATCAATGGATATTCGCAAAGTCAAGAAACTCATAGAACTACTCGAAGAGTCGGGCATCGCTGAGTTGGAGATACGCGAGGGCGAGGAGTCCGTGCGCATCAGCCGCAACTCTCAGGCTCCCACTACCACCTATGTAACGGCACCCCAGATGGCCCCGCAATCGGCCACCGCGGCGCCGGTGCCGCATGATGCACCCACGCCACCGGCACCCGTGGAACACCAGGGTCACACGGTAACCGCACCCATGGTGGGCACTTTTTACCGGGCACCTTCGCCGGGGAGCAAGGTATTCGTCGAAGAGGGGCAGAGCGTCAAGGAGGGCGATACGCTCTGCATTATCGAAGCGATGAAGATGCTCAATCAGATCGAGGCCGACCGCTCCGGCGTGATAAAAAAAATTCTCGCGGAAAACGCTCAGCCCGTGGAGTTCGGACAGCCCCTTTTCGTCATCGAGTAACTGGCGGACAGGGGTTCGCGCAGACAACGGGCGGTGTGGCCCCTGCGGCAGACCGACAAATGCGGGCGACAACTCCTATGGGCAAGCACTCGACATCACCCAACCACAGAAATCACTCATGCTGGACAAAATAGTCATCGCCAACCGCGGAGAGATCGCACTGCGCATCCAACGCGCCTGCCGCGAACTGGGCATCAAGACCGTCGCCGTTCATTCCATTGCGGACCGCGAACTGAAGCATGTGCGGCTGGCCGACGAGTCGGTCTGCATTGGGCCGGCGCCCTCCGTCGATAGCTATCTCAACATCCCCGCAATCATCAGCGCCGCGGAAGTGACTGATGCTGTCGCCATACACCCCGGCTATGGCTTTCTTTCCGAGAATGCGGATTTCGCCGAACGCGTTGAACAGAGTGGGTTTATCTTCATCGGTCCACGCCCCGAGACCATTCGCCTGATGGGCGACAAGGTCTCCGCCATTGCGGCGATGAAGCGTGCCGGGGTGCCGTGCGTCCCCGGCTCCGATGATCCGCTGGGTGAAGATATCGAAGAGAACATGCGCATGGCCCGCAAGATCGGCTACCCGGTGATCATCAAGGCGGCCGGGGGTGGCGGTGGGCGCGGTA includes:
- a CDS encoding acetyl-CoA carboxylase biotin carboxyl carrier protein; translated protein: MDIRKVKKLIELLEESGIAELEIREGEESVRISRNSQAPTTTYVTAPQMAPQSATAAPVPHDAPTPPAPVEHQGHTVTAPMVGTFYRAPSPGSKVFVEEGQSVKEGDTLCIIEAMKMLNQIEADRSGVIKKILAENAQPVEFGQPLFVIE